From Chaetodon trifascialis isolate fChaTrf1 chromosome 24, fChaTrf1.hap1, whole genome shotgun sequence:
ctgtttattttctgtagaCTTGCTTTTCTGACATGCAGGGGAACTTAGTATTTCAAAGGCCACATTATTGACAGACTGATGTTCTCTGCCTTGATGATAGGTTGGGATGAAAGGTTAAAGAGTCATAAAAAGCAGCCTGATCCAGACTTGATATGGAGTACACTTATAGCAGGACTATGCTGGTTCCTGCTGCTCTTAGGGGGAAATGCTGATATACTATAACCTTGGCCTTGAACCCAGCATGACGGTGTTCCCTCATGAGCTTCCCTCGCAGACTGTAAAGATCTGACGCTGATACTTGATAGCCTTTTAAGGGCTTGAAGCAAAGTTACGCAGATGgtacacaactgtacatctgtgctgaaccaaatgatgctgcagctacagGCTCCTTCACTAAATGTCTTCTTCAAACTAGTCAGCTctgattaaaaaagaagaagaaatgctgtTCACTAGTGTTGGAAATTAACTCTGTgcattaaatctgaggttacaagTCAAACTGATTCACGCCTTTATTTCAGGCCAACTTGATTGTTGTCCCACATTGTTTCCTGGCCCCTGAACACAGCATCGCTAACTTCTGTGTTaattatttgccttcaagaacactgtgatcatctgctgatGATTTATTTGAGGTGTCCAGGAACAGCCAAATTATATCATGCTTGCAGCCTTTGTCTATCAATGCTATACTACGGCCCAAACttctctcttcactttagcctcTAACTAGCTCTGACTTTCCTGATATAGGTGTCTTTCTTCCTTGTAAACATGTACAATGTGCATTATCAGTGTAATATGCAAGTTACCGTGCAAACTTGAGACTGTGGGTATGGGGGCAGCGCAAAGGCAATGGTAGTGTTGTCAACATAACATAACTTCACAAATGGGTGACATCTTTGCATCATGTCCACTTGGACGGCTTTGTCAATATCAGCAATCAACCAGGcataaaaaaaaattccagtGATGTAGAATTTACTGAACATTAAAGAAAGATTCCTGTTTAATTCAAGCAGTGTCAGTGAATGAAAATGGTCCTCTAAGCATCAAgtgtgtgctttgctgctcctcacttcactgcagctttatggcgccatctagtggactGATAGTAGAACTACAGCAGCTCAGCCTCACTGCTGTCTGAATgcattcagctgacactgacatgAAACAAGATAAGAGTCAATCAGAGGAAGAAGCAGCTCATGTTTTGACAGGAGAAATGATGatctctccagtgtgtgtgagtggactTGCTGAGCTCATGACAGCCAGACCAAAGTTCAGAGGTGATCAAACCGTTATCGATCTGTGAGACATCATTGATGAGTTGCCTCAATTTTGCATTGAAtatggttgtttgtctgctcttATTGTGTCTCATGTTTTGATTATATCTTTGAATGGTTTGCATCAATAGATTCATGGGACTCCTAGCTTTCTAACGGCATCCAGCCATGATCCCTGAAATTGGTCAAAGTGTAATTTAAAGACaaaggcctgtttttttttgtgttttttttttgtttgtttgtttttttaaaaagcttttttttccagcttgttcaatttatttgtaaaaaGTTTAAATATGTTCATTGCTGTGACTCAGATCAACAGATCAACTCTCACAGCCTGTGTCAACTCTCACAGCATGTGAGAGTTGATCTGTAATCTACCTGTTGAGCCTTTTTTGGAAAGAGACGCTTACGATTGATTAGCGATGCCTGCAGAGAGCGGAAGGGGGAGCTGTCGGCTCGTGCCTCGTTCTCGAAGCTGCCGGAGAGGGAGCGTCATTTCCGAGCGTTTTCACTGGCGTCTTCCCTTTTCTCAAGCACGAAATGAGTATTTATGCTCTCAAACGTTGAAATATGTTTGCTGAGttgttatgtgtgttttcttaagctGCTGCCGAAATGATGAGAGTTTTAGAAGTGGTATTTCGATTTAAAGTCTTAATTGGTTCACTAGCTAGCTAGCTCGGCTCGCTAAACTCCGTCCGCGCGAGGCTAGCATAGAGGCTAAAaacgttgtgtttttagcatATTTAGCTGAGCCCGAGGCTACTATTTTcagtatatttcaattttggAAAGCTTGTTTATTGAGTCACGTACAATTTCCTTAAATACTTACCCATAAAAAATAGAGTGTCgaccaccacaaacacagtatTAGTACGTGCACAGCAGTAATATTTTCATGTAATCATCAGTCATGAAAGTGTTATTCCCTCTCAGGTCAAAAAGTAATGTACTTCAGTGGATTATCAGGTGCTCCATAGTAAGGAGGCCAGGTGGAAATTTTAATTTAAGACCTGATGAAGTTATTTTAAAAATTTAAGAATCActgctgcaattcctgtatgaaaaaTGTGCCGTACAAATTAAGTTTattatgaaattaaaaaaaaaaattataggTCTTCCTGTTCCTGCTGGTTTCCCTCATGTTTGGGCTTGATATGACCATAAAACAGGTGCATTTGCAGTTACATATAAAATGTAACTTCACTTACTGTACTTCCTACAGTACTTGCACAGTAAGTCATTTTACGCTTGTTTTGTCCTGTTATGTCTGCAGGTCTTCTCCCAGCACTGACCTCCTCTGGTGTTGAGCATAAAAGCTGCATGTGGTCACTCAAATTACATTTTCCTGTTGCTTCTGTGAGTTAGGCCACAAGCGAAATGACTGATGCAAATGAGCTCAAAAGTGTCACCCTCAAAGTTGAGACAAACACTCGTGCAGTTGTTAGTCCACCGTTTTATTTCAGCAAGCTGTAACACAGTTCAGATAGCTTAGCATGGCTCAAGACTGCCACCGTGTGGTCAGAGCGGGTGAGGACAGCCATTTAATGTAATCCCCCTTTAAGAACAAGACTCAACTACAACTATGAAAGCATGTCGGAAATATACAGGTGACAAGCTGTTTTATGTAAAGACAGTGTTTTATTCCATCTTCCATTGGACACATTAAATAGAACTTTCTTTCAGGATGACAGGACAGGtatattttgacatgttttacaaACCAAGTGCTCCTAACCAAAAGGACCcttctcttgttttctcctcttctccccacAGCAGTTTGGATGTTTATGAGTGCTCCTCAGCCAGCTTCTCGGCCTTCTGAACGACTTCCTCGATGGGGCCGACCATGTAGAAGGCCTGCTCGGGCAGAGCGTCGTACTCACCTGTGGGGAAACAGGTACATAGGCAACATTGGTATTACAGATAGAGCTGAAAAGGTAGAGGGGCACATACACAgattccaaaaaaataaaaatacttcaAGTCACATCACTGATACACTTACCACCAAGGATGCTCTTGAAGCCCTTGATGGTTTCCTTGAGGGGCACCAGCTTGCCCAAATGGCCAGTGAAGACCTCGGCCACCTGGAAGGGCTGGGACAGGAAACGCTGGATCTTGCGGGCACGGGCCACAGTCAGTTTGTCCTCCTCAGACAGCTCATCCATACCCAGGATAGCAATGATATCCTGCAGAGATTTGTAGTCCTACAAGAGGAAAATAAACTGGTTAACATggtaaatgttttgtttggcCCATCAAATCAAAAATAGGTTTCAAAAAGTACAAACCTGAAGGATTTTCTGCACACCACGGGCAACATCGTAGTGCTCAGCTCCAACAATGTTGGGGTCCATGATACGGGAGGTTGAGTCCAGAGGGTCGACAGCGGGGTAGATACCAAGCTCAGCGATGGCACGGGACAACACAGTGGTGGCATCCAAGTGAGCGAAGGTGGTGGCGGGGGCAGGGTCAGTCAAATCATCAGCAGGCACATAGATGGCCTGGTGGAAAGAAGTGAGACCTCATCAATCTTCAAAGAACCAATTCACCTTTTAAAAGGTCGTTTCAGCTAATACAACGAGGGATGAACGTGCATTGGCATGATGCAGCTCGACAGTTATCCTCCTTTAAGGCCTGTTTACCTGCACAGATGTGATTGAACCCTTCTTTGTGGTGGTGATTCTCTCCTGCATGGTACCCATGTCAGTGGCCAGAGTGGGCTGGTAACCCACAGCAGAGGGGATACGACCCAGCAGGGCAGACACCTGAGAAGTAAGCGACGACTTCAGTCAGTATCAAGGCTTCCAGTCGACAGTGAAATTTTAAACTGTATTATAAATTCATATTGTGACATTTCTACAGACATGACGGTTGTTGCACACACCTCAGAGCCAGCCTGTGTGAAGCGGAAGATGTTGTCGATGAAGAGCAGCACATCCTGACCCTCCTGGTCACGGAAGTACTCTGCTACGGTCAGTCCAGTCAGAGCCACTCTGGCACGGGCACCGGGGGGCTCGTTCATCTGTCCGTACACCAGCGCCACCTAGCAGAGACAAGAATTGAAGTAAGctgttgattttttattttttggctaTTATGCCACAATTTCAGTCTCCTCTGGAAATCTACAAAAAGAAACGTTACCTTGGAGGTGGTGTCCTTCAAGTTGATGACACCGGACTCAATCATTTCATGGTACAAGTCGTTTCCCTCACGGGTGCGCTCTCCCACACCGGCAAACACTGAGTAACCACCGTGGGCCTTGGCCACATTGTTGATCAGCTCCATGATCAATACGGTCTTGCCGACACCAGCACCACCGAACAGACCTGCGACCATGAGAAACGGAGGGTTACTTTCATCACATTCCCAAAGTGGCTTCAAAAAGGCCATAATGCAAACATGTACATGTTAACACTTACCGATCTTTCCTCCCTTGGCGTAGGGGGCCAGCAGGTCCACCACCTTAATGCCAGTCACCAGAATCTCCTGCTCCACACTCATGTCGGTGAATTCAGGGGCCTCAGCGTGGATGGGTGCAGTCCTGTGGGAGGGGGGAGAAACATAATTATTAACTTGACATCTGTGTATACACGCTAGGGTCACTTTAATGTCTTTAATTCTGTgagacattttatttgttatagtaaTTCTGACATTTAATAACTATGATGCCATTTTCAGAGGACTCACTGCTTGGTGGAGATGGGACCCCTCTCATCGATGGGCTCACCGATGACATTCATGATCCTGCCCAGGGTCTCAGGACCCACTGGGATTCTGATGGGAGCACCAGTGTCCAGAACTTTCTGTCCACGGACCAGACCTTCAGTACCGTCCATAGCAATGGTGCGCACTGTGTTCTCCCCTGAGCAGATAATAATCatgattttcatttattgtctttaacaaatatttaatgttttctgttcatACAGGACTGAAGGTTGCTCACCAAGATGCTGTGCCACCTCCAGGACTAGCCTGGCTTCGCGGCCAGCGACCTCCAGGGCATTGAGGATGGGAGGAAGGCCCTCATCGAACTGGACGTCGACGACGGCACCGATGACAGCAACAATACGCCCggtggcggtggcagcagcggcCGCAGGTGCGACATAATCTCTG
This genomic window contains:
- the atp5f1b gene encoding ATP synthase subunit beta, mitochondrial, translated to MLGAVGRCCTGALQALKPGVQPLKALVGSPAVLSRRDYVAPAAAAATATGRIVAVIGAVVDVQFDEGLPPILNALEVAGREARLVLEVAQHLGENTVRTIAMDGTEGLVRGQKVLDTGAPIRIPVGPETLGRIMNVIGEPIDERGPISTKQTAPIHAEAPEFTDMSVEQEILVTGIKVVDLLAPYAKGGKIGLFGGAGVGKTVLIMELINNVAKAHGGYSVFAGVGERTREGNDLYHEMIESGVINLKDTTSKVALVYGQMNEPPGARARVALTGLTVAEYFRDQEGQDVLLFIDNIFRFTQAGSEVSALLGRIPSAVGYQPTLATDMGTMQERITTTKKGSITSVQAIYVPADDLTDPAPATTFAHLDATTVLSRAIAELGIYPAVDPLDSTSRIMDPNIVGAEHYDVARGVQKILQDYKSLQDIIAILGMDELSEEDKLTVARARKIQRFLSQPFQVAEVFTGHLGKLVPLKETIKGFKSILGGEYDALPEQAFYMVGPIEEVVQKAEKLAEEHS